The following DNA comes from Nitrososphaerales archaeon.
GATTTCATCACACACGATTATATCGGAATTTTCGATAGCCCATTTAAGAGCGTTAGCACCTACTTCGGCCAGATCTTTTAAGTTTATGCGATAACGTCCAAAGCGAGGACCTACATCTTGTGAGATAGATGCTAAAACCCCTCTCTGACCCGAATTTATATCTATCAATTCGAATCCAACCCTTGCCCCACCACTCCTTAACTCCCTGGATACAACACCACCCACTATAAAGCCTTGAGATTTGATCATATTCACTACCTTCAGTAAGGTTGTAGTCTTACCTACTCCCGGCTCACCAGTGATTAACCAGACCCTTATCGAATTATTCAGAAGTTACACCTAATTACAGAATTTGATAACATATCTATAAATGTGTAGTTTAAATTTGAATATAGGATAAAGCGCGCTTTATCATCGTAAAACGAAAGACTTTTCTGTCCCGATTCGATCGATACCAATTGAAGTCCTTGAATGTGGATATCGAATCTATCGAGCAAGAATGTGCGTCTAAATTTGCATATCGAACAGAACTCATCAACAAACTCAAGCAGTTAAAGGCGAAGCGGCGTGAACTTTTAGCGAATGTAAAGGAAACTTCAGAGAAGATTAAGAAGATAAAGGAAGAGCTTAGGCTCTACCAAGATCAACTTTCCACGATCTCATCACCGCGTAAGGAGTTGATCGAGAGGATAAAGGAGATGAGGCAGAGGATCAAAATCATCAAACAGACCTTACCCAAAGATTCATCACACATCATCGAGCAAGGTAAAGCTTTGAATAGTAGATTAAATGAGTTGGAGTGGAAGATTCAAACACAGAGTCTCTCAAGAGACGAAGAAAAGAAGGTAATCGAACAGATCAGGGAATTGGAATTAAAATTACAAGCATGGAAGAGGTTGGATAGAGCGAAGCGAGAGATCGTCGAGCTGATCGGTGATGTGAAGACACTTTCGAATCAGGTAAAAGAGATCGACGATAAAAGATCGAGTATACATGAGGTGATTCTCAGTGTGAAAGAAAGGTTGAGAGAAGCGTACAAGACCAAAGAGAGGTTTTTAAATGAAGTGAAATCGGTCGATGAGAAGATCGTCGAATTAAGTGTTACTATAAGCAATATCGATAAGAGTTTAAAAGAGCTTCTACAGAAGAGAAGGGATTTGATCAAAGGGATGAAGGATGGGCAGATCAAAATGGTCAAGGCGAAGGAGCGACAATTATTAGAAAAGGCTCAAAGTATCGCGAAAGAGAGGCTTCTTCAAGGAAAGAAATTAACATTTCATGAATTGAAATTGATTCTGGATGAAGATTTTAAGGGTAATGGTAACTCTGGTAACTCTGTTAGCTATGGTAACTCTATATCTTGATCTATACGACAAATTTATCTAAAACTTCACCGAACTATGTAAGTGTCGAGTAATCGCTATTTATCACTAAGATACTGAGGTGTGTTTGAAGGGGGAGTTGCATGGTATCTGATACTAGTGATACAGCTCTCACAAAGAGTATCATTGTATTATGTGTAGATCGAGATAACGATTTGGAGCATAAAGCGGGTGTGAAGACCCCTGTAATTGGAAGAAAGAACTGTCTTGATGCTGCAGTAAAGTTAGCTATCGCCGACCCTGAAGAGGCCGATGCCAATACGATCTTCGCGGCGATCAAACTCTACGATGAACTTATCAAGAAGGAGTATAAAGCTGAAGTGGCGATCGTATCTGGCAAATTCGAAAGGGGTGTCGAGGCTGATGAAAAGATCGGTCGCGAAACTCGAAAGGTGGTGAAGACCTTTCCTGCAGATGGCATCGCTCTGGTTTCTGATGGGTTCGAAGATGAAGCAGTAGTGCCCATTCTACAGGGGATTCTTCCTATCGTCTCAGTAAAAAGGGTAGCGGTCAAGCACAGTAGAGGTATTGAAGAATCTTACATGGTATTAGGGCGTTATCTGCGTATGGCGGTATTCGATCCGAGGTATTCGAAGTACTTTCTCGGTGTACCCGGTCTGCTCCTTTTAATTACTGGCCTGATGACGTACCTTGGCCTGATCGAAGAAGCGATGACCGTGATGCTAAGTATTATAGGTGCAGCACTGATTGCGAGGGGGTTTAGCATAGATAGGGCCCTTTCTCATTTAACGAAGCTCAAGCCATCGGGGTATATTAAATTATTCTCAACGTTGGCGAGCCTTTTAGTAGGAGGGGCCGCCTTTCAGCAAGGTTTTGCGAAGATCGGCCAAATCCCCGAATATTCGATGATACTGGCAGAGCCCCATCTTATACTCAAGTACGGTCCAGCCCTCATAGGATTCTTCATTCAAGAATCTCTCTTCTACCTGTGGATAGCTTTGGGGATCTTCTTCAGCGGTATGCTCCTCTCACATGCTCTAATAAAAAGTATTAAGGTATTTAGAGATATCCTTACTCTGGTGATCTTAAGCTTACTCTACTTCCCCATCTATCAATTTTCTTTAATCCTCATCGGCCAAACGACACCCGTCACATTAGTAACCTTTTTACTGCTTGGATTGGCTGGCACATTCTTTATAGTGATTGTAATCTACGAATATATTCGGAGTCGAAAGCTTTCGGAGGGATCATCTTAACCTTGTTAAATAAAATTCTGCGCTATATTGGTATGTACAAAATATATGAAAAGTACCTTCAAACTCAAATCGAGAATGGAGAAACTCCAAAGCACGTGGGCCTCATCTTAAATGGTAATAGACGTTGGGCAGAGAACCATTCCTATCCGAAGCATATCGGCCATAGAGTTGGTGCTGAAGTCGCTGAAAAATTGTTAGAGTGGTGCCGTGATCTTAAGATCAAAACACTCACACTTTACGTTTTATCGACGGAAAATTTAGAGAGAGATAAGGAGGAGCTCAACGAGTTGTATAAAATCATCGAGGAAAAGTTACAGAAGTTGATGAATGACGAACGAATCCATAAGTATAAGATAAGGGTAAAGACCTTGGGCAAGAAGGAGCTTTTACCCGAGAGGATCAGAAGGATCTTAGATAAGGTTGAAAAGGATACGGAGAACTATTCAGATTATTTCCTCAATATCGCTATAGCTTACGGTGGAAGGCTCGAAATCCTTGAAGTTGTAAGGAAGATTGCAGAGAAAGTGAAGAAAGGTGAGATAGAACCTAGCCAGATCACCCAAAAGATCATTGAGGAAAATCTCTATACAGCCCATCTACCAAATCCTGAACCGGATCTTGTTATAAGAACGTCTGGTGAAGAACGGTTGAGTGGCTTTTTACTATGGCAGAGTGCCTATAGTGAGCTCGTCTTCCTCGATGTGTACTGGCCGGACTTCCGTAAGATCGATCTGATGAGGGCGATAAGGACCTACCAAAAGAGGGTAAGGAGGTTCGGCAAATAAACCTTAATAAAGTTAAATGATTTTGTAAAGGTTGTGGTAGTATGCCATCGATAGTCATTGTAGGAGGGATGTTTGGCGACGAGGGTAAAGGAAAGATCGTATCATACTTGGCTTTGAAGGATAATCCCGAAGCTGCGGTAAGGGGTGGCGTAGGGCCCAACGCTGGACATACCGTGGTCTACCAAGGCTCAACCTATAGGCTCCGATTACTTCCCAGCGCGGTCGTGAATGAAAAGGTAAAGTTGATGATCGGTCCAGGGGTCTTCATCGACCCATCGGTCTTGATGAATGAAATCGAAACTTTTCGTGCAGGCTCTCGATTGGTCGTGGATAGGCAGTGTGGAATTATAGAACCTGAGCATATAATGCGTGATAAGGGGGGCCATTTAAAGGAGAAGATATCGACGACTGGTACAGGTACAGGACCTGCGAATGCAGATCGTGTGATGCGTATAGGTAAGTTGGCAAAAGATATTGAGATTTTACAACCATACTTGGGCGATGTCGCCCTCGAACTCAATAGAATCTTGGATAAAGGTGGATTGGTGATCGTTGAAGGGACTCAAGGAACATTTCTCTCACTCATCCATGGAACTTATCCATACGTTACATCAAAGGATGTCTGTGCATCTGGCATATGCTCGGATGTGGGTCTGGGGCCTAAGAGGGTAGATGAGGTGATCGTGGTCTTCAAATCTTATGTGACGAGGGTTGGAGCTGGCCCTCTAGATAATGAACTTAGTATGGAAGAGATCGAACGGAGAGGTTGGAAGGAAGTGGGCACAGTTACAGGCAGGGTGAGAAGGGCTGCTCCCTTTAACATGGAGTTGGCAAAGAGGGCTATCATGCTTAACAGTGCGACACAGATCGCATTGACGAAGATCGATGCAGTCTACCCTGAATGTAGGGGTATTAGGGATTACGATAAATTGTCTGTAGAAGCGAAGAATTTCATAGAGAGTATAGAGGCTGAATGTGGTGTAAGAGTGAGTTTGATAGGGACTGGGCCTGATGTTTTAGATATCATCGATAGACGTCTTAATCGCTATCGCTGATACTTTTCGATCGATCTACCTTTCTCTTTTCCCTTCCACAAATTCTAAAAAGGCTCTCTTCGCCTCCTCATAAGGCATCTGGATCGGCGGATGCTTAAAGCAGTAGGCAGAAACGCTGATCAGAGGTCCTGCTACACCCCTCATTAAAGCTATCTTCACCCCTCTTATAGCATCGATGACGATTCCAGCACTATTGTATGCATCGATGACGTGCAACTTCACTTCTATTGTGAGAGGCGCACCTCCAAAATACCTGCCCTTTATCCATATATAACATACCTTCTCATTATTTAGGAATTCCACATAATCGCTCGGACCTATACGTGTTGGAATCGGGTAGGGTGACATGGCACGGACTGCGCTAGTCTTACTCTCCCTTTTATCCATCAGACGTGCTTCTTCGAGCATATTCAAGAAATCGGTATCACCACCGATGTTCAATTGATAAGTTTCATCTACCTTCACCCCTCTATCTACACAAAGTTTTATCAAGGTCTTGTGAAGGACTGTAGCACCGAGTTGGCTCATTACATCATCACCGGCCACGGGTAGGCCTGCTTCCGTAAATCTGGCCTGCCAATCTTTATTCGAAGCGATGAATACCGGTATTGCATTGATGAACGCTGCACCTGCCTTTAGAGATGCTTCCGCATAAAAATTCGTAGCTCTTGTGCTACCTACAGGAAGGTAATTGATTAAGACCTCTGCACCAGAATCCTTAATCTCTTTAACCACATCTACAGGCTCATTCGGAGAAACCTTTATTACACCTTTTAGATACTTGCCCAAACCATCCATTACAGGCCCCTTCATCACCTTCACGCCCAGATTCGGTACATCACAAACCTTTATAGTATTGTTGGGCTCTTCAAATATCGCCTGTGACAGATCCTTCCCCACCTTTCTCTCATCAATATCAAATGCCGCAACGAACTCTATATCATCGGGACTTATTCCACCCAAACTGTATTGAGTTAGACCTATCACTTCGTTGACTTCATCGACCTTTCGATCTTTATAGAGATAAACGCCTTGTAAAAGGGCCGATGCACAATTCCCAACACCTGCGATTGCGACTCTTACCTTTGCCAAAGTACACCACTTGAATTACGAAAAAGTTTTGCTCTTTATATTTACTTTTTCATATAAAAATTTAAAGAATCATTGTTAAGAATAAAGAGTAAAATTGAACGACCATTTCGCTATACTGGTGGAAGCTCTAGAGGTAGCGAAGAGGACCTTTCAATCAATAAAGGATAGGGAAGATAGGGTCTTGAAGAAGGGTATAGGTGCTTACGGTGATGTAACTTACAAAATCGATTCTACAACAGAAGAAGCCATCTTAAAGACCCTCAGGAAAAGGTATCCGAATGCGTTGATCATCAGTGAAGAATCTGGTATCATTGGAAAGGGAGATGGACGGCCTATAATACTATTAGACCCTGTGGATGGGAGTACCAATGCCCTACGTGGAGTACAATTTTCTAGCACGGCTTTGGCGATTGCTGAAGGAAGAATGTTCGATGATATAATCGTTGCAGGTGTCATAGACTTATATCATGGAGATATCATTACTGGAACCAGGGATGGGCCAGTCTTACTAAATGGTAAGGCTGTTCAACCTTCGACTGTAACCGATCTGGCACAGGCGTACATATCTATGGATTTAAAGATTAGAGAAAGGATAAAATACCATAGATGTGACTTTGAGAGGCTCTTCCATTACGTTAAGCATGTGAGGGCCTTTGGAACGGCCGCATTAGAAACTGCCCATGTAGCGACGGGTAGAGTAGATGCATTTATAGAACCTCAACCCACCTTAAGATCCTTCGATTGTATCCCTTCGCTCTTTTTGGTAAAGAGAGCGGGAGGTTTTATCAAATTTCTATCGACGGAGCCCATCGATTTGTTGAGTGAAGAAAGGATTTCTTATGTAGCCGCTTGTAATGAAGCTTTAGGTAACGCTATCCTTAAAACTTTATGGGGTGCTGATTGATTTTAGAGACAATCTCTTAATATTATGTTGGGTTCCAGATAAGAATTTTATATCAAAGGAGTATTTAATTGAATAGATCGAGGTGATGTCATGATTGAGGAAAGATCTGCGGGTGCAGTAGTATTTTACGATGGTGAAAAAGGTTTTGAATACCTTTTATTAAATTATGCGGCCGGCCATTGGGACTTTCCGAAAGGGAATATTGAAAAAGATGAAAGTGATGTATCGACGGTGAGAAGAGAGATCAATGAAGAGACGGGAATAGATGATATATCATTTATCCCTGGCTTCAAGAGGAAGGTCGAGTATTACTATAAAAGAGATGGTAAACTTGTCCATAAAGTCGTCATATTTTACCTCGTTCAAGCCCACCGTAAAGATGTGAAACTCTCCCATGAACATTTAGATTATTCTTGGCTCAGTTATGATGAAGCGATAAAGAGGGCGACATTTGAAAATACGAAGAGAATATTGAAAGAAGCGGATGAATTTCTTAAAGACTCCAGGGCGAAAAGGTCGCTCGACACATTTCTTCAGCAACCTTCCGAGGGTTAGGTGCATTTATAATCGATCTACCTACGATGATAAAATCTGCACCCGCCTTTACCGTTTCATAAATATCCCCGCCTTGTACACCAACCCCCGGACAGAAGATCAAGAGCTTCTTCTGTACCTTCATCGCTACTTCATTTATCAATTTGGGGACCGTTGCACCTACGATAATACCATCGACACCCCAATTTAAAGCCCGATCAAGGAATAACTCATAGATGTACAATCTTTTAGATTGAATAGGGTCTATCACGGTCAATCCATAACCTTCTCGAGCACCTGGATGGCTCATATATACAAGGAGAATGATGCCACGTTCATTTCTATGCGCTTCATCGATGACTTGTTTCAAACCCCCTTCATAACCTACAAACGGGTTTACGATGGCTGCATCGAATCCTACACTCCATAGATAATTCGTCGCGACAAGGTTTGTAGATTCGATATCGTTTAATTTGAGATCGGCGATCACTTGAAGACCTTCATTATGTGCTCTATCCACAATCATCTTCACATCTTCAAATAGACTTAATGGGAGTAATACGTGATAATTCAATTTTATCGCTGCTATATACGGTGAGACCTCATCCAATATGTTCAATGCTCCTTTCAAGATCGTCGAGCGATCGTTAGATACGATATCTAGAGCGATCACCAATCTACTCGAATGCTTCTTCGATGAATCGATGATCCTCCTTTGAAAACCTTCATACTTCATCTAAATTTCACCAATGGATGTGGATTTGTGAGTTGAATGATCTTAATATAGATATATCCATGCTCATCCACGTGGTTGGTAAAGCTGGTATCTGAAGCCCTTAATGGTGAATATTTAAGAAAGTTACCAATCGGCTTATTCTCTTGATTTACATAAAAATAGAATGAACACTCATCGTATTCATCTATACGTGTGAAAGCACCAAGGTTCCAGCCCTTTTTACTCCCAAATAGAAATAGAGGTATGGGTGGTTCATCGTACAACACTTTGTATGAACATACCTTTGCTAAGCTAACGAGATCTGAGACTTGTATGGGGATGAATTTACTGATCCTCCCCTTCTTTCTTCGCCAACCCTCCTTAAAGACCGAAGGTACTTCCTTTACCATTATAATGGGCGCATACATATAGGTAGGATTGTTTGTAGAGTCTACAAGCAACACTTCTTCTAAGCCCTCCGAGTTTTTATATCCGATGAAGTGGTTAAAAGTATTCGTTTGAGTGTAGTAGAATATAGGTGCACTCATAAATACATCTACTTGTGTCGCTAAAATCTGTTCACCTTCTATATTCATAAAAAAGATCGGTAGAGGGACCTTCTCAAAGGCACACGCCAACCTTCCCAAATCCTTCAACCCTGCCAACTCGATAAAGTAAGGTGGCGCTATCTTTAATCCTCTTTCATGCTTGGGCATATCTAATATTAACTTAAAATAGAAAATAAACTCTATGGTTTATGGTGATGCATCTAATGGCCGTTACGAAGGTCCTTGTAGGGTGTTGTGGTCTATCGGGCTTATCGTTAAAGAAGTATGCCCAAAATTTTAATGTGATCGAACTTCAATCAACCTTTTATCAGCTACCCCAAATCGAGACTGCACAAAGGTGGAGAGAAGAGGTTGGGGATGATTTCGAATTTTCTATCAAAGCTTTTCAAGGTATAACCCATCCTATAACCAGCCCCACATGGAGAAGGGCTGGTAGCCAAAGACCGACCGAGGATGTAGATAAATACGGCCATTTAAACCCTACACCTCAAAACTTTCGTTGTTGGGAAGAGACTATGGCAATCTGTAAAGTATTAAGGTCTCGAGTATGTGTAGTCCAGCTTCCCTCTTCATTTACATGCACCGATGATAATGTAAATCGCATGATTCGATTCTTTAAATCGGTCGAAAAGCCCGAAGTCTTGGCTATAGAGGTGAGAGGGGAATCTTGGTTCGAAAGGCCTTCCATTTTAAAGAGAGCGTTAGAAGAGATAAATGGGATTCATATCGTCGATCCATTGGTAAGAAGATCGGTCTTAGAGAGTAAAGTGGCATACTTTCGACTTCATGGTTTAGGTAAAAGGCTTTATGATTACCGGTACACCGATGATGATCTTGAACGCTTAATAGAAGTGCTTCAAAGTATGGAGAGTTTAGAATGTTATGTGATGTTTAACAATCTGTATGCGAAGGACGATGCGACTCGTTTCAAAAGGCTCTTAAAGGACCAAAAGTTCTCATTTAAGTAGCAAAGTAGCAGAATTTGTTTTTATCACATTTACAGCAACAGCCCGATCAAAACACACCGTCTTTCACTCTTTCACTCAACTCTCTGTGTAGCCACACCACTCTATAATGGTTAATGCGAGGATTTTCGTAAGAAGTATATAGTCATCTATCGACACACATTCATCCACTCCATGTGGCCTTGAACCACCTGGTCCATATAGAATGGTATTGGGCATATTTCCATAAAGTATAAAGTGCCTCAGATCGTTAGCGACTGTAGTCCCGGCCGCTTCGGGTTCTCTCCCAACGATCTCCTTTGCGATCTTCGCCACCGTTTTAAATATCGGTTCATCGGGAGAAGTGGTCGCTGCTTCAGCACTATATCCGAACCATTCGACGAGTGGTGGATGCTCTCTCATCCAAGGATCCAATTCGGCAGCTCTTCTTACCTGATCTTCCACTTGGCGTTTCACCTCAGAGATTCTCTCTGGGTATTGAAATGAAATTCTACATTCTAGATCGGCCCAACCGGCGACCGTAGATGGCCAATCTCCACCTCTTATAGTACCGACATTCAAATGGACCGATCGGCCTGGACTTCTCTTTTCGACAAAAGGATTGTGGATCTTTTTGGCACGATATTCATCGAGGGCGATCAAAGCTTCGTAAATCTTCAAAGCCTTCCCTATCGCATTTACACCCAAATGTGCATAACCCGCATGTGCAGACTTGCCTATTACCCTTACTCTGAACCAAAGTACACCCGCACTATTGATCCATATCGAATCGAGCCCCGTCGGCTCAGTTATTATCGCTGCATCAGCCCTATACCCTCGAAGGATCGATGATAAGGTTCCGCCCGGACCTCCACACTCCTCCTCTATAACACTTTCAATGATTACGTCACCCTTCAATCTAATTTCAAGGTCTACGATACATTTTAGAGCGGATATCATAGCCGCAAGGCCACCCTTCATATCGAGGCTACCTCTCCCGAATAGCATACCATTCTCTATCTCCGCCCCCCAAGGATCGTGCTTCCATAGTGAAAGCGGCTCAGGGCTTACTACATCTATATGCCCATTAAGGATCAGACTCTTACCACCCCCTCTACCCTTTAACACCCCTACTACATTCGGCCTCCCTTTGTAACTCCATGGTGTCTCTATGTAGGCAGGATGCTTCTCTAACTCCATTCTGTTAGGCTCCCACACATCGACGTAAAGCCCAATACTCTTCAACATTTCAGCAACGAAGGCCTGAGCATCCCCCTCTTGACCCTGTAAACTTGGAATCCTTACCAATCGTTGCAAAATACCGATACTCTTATCTTTATACTCATCGATCCTCTTTATGATTTTATCCCTAATCGCCAATTTAATTAGTAAAAGGTGGCTCGTTTTTTAAATACTTATGTTAATCTGCTAAATAAACTAAAGGCCCAAATATGCTCTAATGATACCGTCCGAGAGGACTTCTCTACCTTTACCTTCTTGAACGATCTTACCCATTTCGAGCAGGTACAAATAATCTGAAAATTCGAAGGCCAAATGAATATTCTGCTCGACCAAGAGTATCGAAAGCCCTTCATCCTTAAGCTTATTCAATGTCGATATCACTTCTCTAGCTATCTTCGGTGCTAGACCTTGGCTCGGCTCGTCAAGAAGTAGGATCTTGGGTCTATTCATGAGCGCTCTACCTATCGCCAACATCTGTTGCTCACCACCACTCAACGTAGAGGCTATCTGCTTACTGCGCTCCTTAAGTATTGGGAATAGATTGAAGACGAATTCGATCGAGTCTTTCATATTCTCTCGCGCTTCTTTTCTATAAGCACCCATCATCAAATTCTCAATCACTGTCATCTCTGGAAATAAAGCCCGACCTTCAGGAACTAGAGTAATACCCATCTCTACTCTCTTGTTAGAACGTAAATTTGTAATATCTCTACCTTCCAGAAAGATCTTACCATCCCATGGTTTTATGATCCCCATCAACGTCCTTAAGAGTGTGGTCTTTCCTGCACCATTCGGTCCGATTATCACCTCTAAACTCTTCTCAAAGACGTCGATATTGACCCCCCAGAGGACCTGCATTTCACCATAGCCCGATTGTAAATCTCTAACTTCGAGTACCTTTCTCATAGGTATCACCAATAGCCTTACCCAGATATATCTCTATAAGTTTAGCATCACGTAAAACTTCGCTCGGCGGGCCCTCTAAAATCTTCTCACCAAAATGCAATACTATCACTCTCTCAGCGAATCTTACTACGGCCCTCATTACATGCTCGACCAGAGTTACGACGGCTATATTCTCTTCTTTAGTCACCTTCAATACCAGATCCATAAACTCATCGACTGAATTGGGCGGCATCCCCGCTACAATTTCATCGAGAAGTAAAAGTTTTGGTTTCATCGCCAATGCTCTAGCCACCTCAAGAGTCTTTTTCTCTCGCACAGTAAGTTTAGATGCGAGTAGAGATCGTTTATCATATAGGCCCACGATCTTTAGCACATCATCCGCAATCTCTAGGGCCTCTTTTAAACTCACTCTATTCATTAAAGATCCGAAGAGGGCGCCGATGGCAACATTCTCTCTTACCGTGATGTTGTGAAAAGGTCGGGGTATTTGAAAGGCCCTTGCGATACCCTTCTGTGCCCTCTTGTAGGGAGGTAGATCTGTTAAATCTTCTCCTTCGAAGATCACCTTACCGGCTTCAGGCTTATAGACACCATTTATGACGTTGAGGAGTGTAG
Coding sequences within:
- a CDS encoding NTPase encodes the protein MTGEPGVGKTTTLLKVVNMIKSQGFIVGGVVSRELRSGGARVGFELIDINSGQRGVLASISQDVGPRFGRYRINLKDLAEVGANALKWAIENSDIIVCDEIGPMELFSPEFRRAVIEVLKCGKPVIGIIHKRMRDPLLNELRSAPYCELIEVTYENRDKLPDIIADKVLARLKSEVK
- a CDS encoding DUF373 family protein; the protein is MVSDTSDTALTKSIIVLCVDRDNDLEHKAGVKTPVIGRKNCLDAAVKLAIADPEEADANTIFAAIKLYDELIKKEYKAEVAIVSGKFERGVEADEKIGRETRKVVKTFPADGIALVSDGFEDEAVVPILQGILPIVSVKRVAVKHSRGIEESYMVLGRYLRMAVFDPRYSKYFLGVPGLLLLITGLMTYLGLIEEAMTVMLSIIGAALIARGFSIDRALSHLTKLKPSGYIKLFSTLASLLVGGAAFQQGFAKIGQIPEYSMILAEPHLILKYGPALIGFFIQESLFYLWIALGIFFSGMLLSHALIKSIKVFRDILTLVILSLLYFPIYQFSLILIGQTTPVTLVTFLLLGLAGTFFIVIVIYEYIRSRKLSEGSS
- the uppS gene encoding polyprenyl diphosphate synthase, producing MYKIYEKYLQTQIENGETPKHVGLILNGNRRWAENHSYPKHIGHRVGAEVAEKLLEWCRDLKIKTLTLYVLSTENLERDKEELNELYKIIEEKLQKLMNDERIHKYKIRVKTLGKKELLPERIRRILDKVEKDTENYSDYFLNIAIAYGGRLEILEVVRKIAEKVKKGEIEPSQITQKIIEENLYTAHLPNPEPDLVIRTSGEERLSGFLLWQSAYSELVFLDVYWPDFRKIDLMRAIRTYQKRVRRFGK
- a CDS encoding adenylosuccinate synthetase, translating into MPSIVIVGGMFGDEGKGKIVSYLALKDNPEAAVRGGVGPNAGHTVVYQGSTYRLRLLPSAVVNEKVKLMIGPGVFIDPSVLMNEIETFRAGSRLVVDRQCGIIEPEHIMRDKGGHLKEKISTTGTGTGPANADRVMRIGKLAKDIEILQPYLGDVALELNRILDKGGLVIVEGTQGTFLSLIHGTYPYVTSKDVCASGICSDVGLGPKRVDEVIVVFKSYVTRVGAGPLDNELSMEEIERRGWKEVGTVTGRVRRAAPFNMELAKRAIMLNSATQIALTKIDAVYPECRGIRDYDKLSVEAKNFIESIEAECGVRVSLIGTGPDVLDIIDRRLNRYR
- a CDS encoding inositol-3-phosphate synthase; its protein translation is MAKVRVAIAGVGNCASALLQGVYLYKDRKVDEVNEVIGLTQYSLGGISPDDIEFVAAFDIDERKVGKDLSQAIFEEPNNTIKVCDVPNLGVKVMKGPVMDGLGKYLKGVIKVSPNEPVDVVKEIKDSGAEVLINYLPVGSTRATNFYAEASLKAGAAFINAIPVFIASNKDWQARFTEAGLPVAGDDVMSQLGATVLHKTLIKLCVDRGVKVDETYQLNIGGDTDFLNMLEEARLMDKRESKTSAVRAMSPYPIPTRIGPSDYVEFLNNEKVCYIWIKGRYFGGAPLTIEVKLHVIDAYNSAGIVIDAIRGVKIALMRGVAGPLISVSAYCFKHPPIQMPYEEAKRAFLEFVEGKRER
- a CDS encoding inositol monophosphatase, which encodes MNDHFAILVEALEVAKRTFQSIKDREDRVLKKGIGAYGDVTYKIDSTTEEAILKTLRKRYPNALIISEESGIIGKGDGRPIILLDPVDGSTNALRGVQFSSTALAIAEGRMFDDIIVAGVIDLYHGDIITGTRDGPVLLNGKAVQPSTVTDLAQAYISMDLKIRERIKYHRCDFERLFHYVKHVRAFGTAALETAHVATGRVDAFIEPQPTLRSFDCIPSLFLVKRAGGFIKFLSTEPIDLLSEERISYVAACNEALGNAILKTLWGAD
- a CDS encoding NUDIX domain-containing protein; this translates as MIEERSAGAVVFYDGEKGFEYLLLNYAAGHWDFPKGNIEKDESDVSTVRREINEETGIDDISFIPGFKRKVEYYYKRDGKLVHKVVIFYLVQAHRKDVKLSHEHLDYSWLSYDEAIKRATFENTKRILKEADEFLKDSRAKRSLDTFLQQPSEG
- the pyrF gene encoding orotidine-5'-phosphate decarboxylase, which codes for MKYEGFQRRIIDSSKKHSSRLVIALDIVSNDRSTILKGALNILDEVSPYIAAIKLNYHVLLPLSLFEDVKMIVDRAHNEGLQVIADLKLNDIESTNLVATNYLWSVGFDAAIVNPFVGYEGGLKQVIDEAHRNERGIILLVYMSHPGAREGYGLTVIDPIQSKRLYIYELFLDRALNWGVDGIIVGATVPKLINEVAMKVQKKLLIFCPGVGVQGGDIYETVKAGADFIIVGRSIINAPNPRKVAEEMCRATFSPWSL
- a CDS encoding DUF72 domain-containing protein codes for the protein MHLMAVTKVLVGCCGLSGLSLKKYAQNFNVIELQSTFYQLPQIETAQRWREEVGDDFEFSIKAFQGITHPITSPTWRRAGSQRPTEDVDKYGHLNPTPQNFRCWEETMAICKVLRSRVCVVQLPSSFTCTDDNVNRMIRFFKSVEKPEVLAIEVRGESWFERPSILKRALEEINGIHIVDPLVRRSVLESKVAYFRLHGLGKRLYDYRYTDDDLERLIEVLQSMESLECYVMFNNLYAKDDATRFKRLLKDQKFSFK
- a CDS encoding ArgE/DapE family deacylase translates to MAIRDKIIKRIDEYKDKSIGILQRLVRIPSLQGQEGDAQAFVAEMLKSIGLYVDVWEPNRMELEKHPAYIETPWSYKGRPNVVGVLKGRGGGKSLILNGHIDVVSPEPLSLWKHDPWGAEIENGMLFGRGSLDMKGGLAAMISALKCIVDLEIRLKGDVIIESVIEEECGGPGGTLSSILRGYRADAAIITEPTGLDSIWINSAGVLWFRVRVIGKSAHAGYAHLGVNAIGKALKIYEALIALDEYRAKKIHNPFVEKRSPGRSVHLNVGTIRGGDWPSTVAGWADLECRISFQYPERISEVKRQVEDQVRRAAELDPWMREHPPLVEWFGYSAEAATTSPDEPIFKTVAKIAKEIVGREPEAAGTTVANDLRHFILYGNMPNTILYGPGGSRPHGVDECVSIDDYILLTKILALTIIEWCGYTES
- a CDS encoding ABC transporter ATP-binding protein — its product is MRKVLEVRDLQSGYGEMQVLWGVNIDVFEKSLEVIIGPNGAGKTTLLRTLMGIIKPWDGKIFLEGRDITNLRSNKRVEMGITLVPEGRALFPEMTVIENLMMGAYRKEARENMKDSIEFVFNLFPILKERSKQIASTLSGGEQQMLAIGRALMNRPKILLLDEPSQGLAPKIAREVISTLNKLKDEGLSILLVEQNIHLAFEFSDYLYLLEMGKIVQEGKGREVLSDGIIRAYLGL
- a CDS encoding ABC transporter ATP-binding protein, whose product is MVKFLEVKNVVKRFGGLYALRGVSLEVDKGERVAIIGPNGSGKSTLLNVINGVYKPEAGKVIFEGEDLTDLPPYKRAQKGIARAFQIPRPFHNITVRENVAIGALFGSLMNRVSLKEALEIADDVLKIVGLYDKRSLLASKLTVREKKTLEVARALAMKPKLLLLDEIVAGMPPNSVDEFMDLVLKVTKEENIAVVTLVEHVMRAVVRFAERVIVLHFGEKILEGPPSEVLRDAKLIEIYLGKAIGDTYEKGTRS